A window of Ictidomys tridecemlineatus isolate mIctTri1 chromosome 1, mIctTri1.hap1, whole genome shotgun sequence contains these coding sequences:
- the Exosc1 gene encoding exosome complex component CSL4 isoform X2, producing the protein MWGPHHLRTPFEELSERKMSEQLKKTRLLVEIYKSFRPGDIVLAKVISLGDAQSNYLLTTAENELGVVVAHSESGVQMVPISWCEMQCPKTHTKEFRKVARVQPEFLQT; encoded by the exons ATGTGGGGTCCACACCACTTAAGAACTCCTTTCGAGGAACTATCAG aaAGGAAGATGTCCGAGCAACTGAAAAAGACAAGGTTGTtg GTTGAAATTTATAAGAGTTTCCGCCCAGGTGACATTGTTTTGGCCAAAGTG ATCTCTTTAGGTGATGCACAGTCCAACTATCTGCTGACCACTGCCGAAAAtgagctgggagtggtggtggcCCACAGTGAATCAG GTGTCCAGATGGTTCCCATCAGTTGGTGTGAGATGCAGTGTCCTAAGACCCACACTAAAGAATTCCGGAAAGTGGCTAGAGTTCAGCCTGAATTTTTGCAGACCTAA
- the Exosc1 gene encoding exosome complex component CSL4 isoform X1 has translation MAPPVRYCIPGERLCNLEEGSPGSGTYTRHGYIFSSLAGCLTKSSENGALPVVSVMRETESQLLPDVGTIVTCKVSSINSRFAKVHILYVGSTPLKNSFRGTIRKEDVRATEKDKVEIYKSFRPGDIVLAKVISLGDAQSNYLLTTAENELGVVVAHSESGVQMVPISWCEMQCPKTHTKEFRKVARVQPEFLQT, from the exons ATGGCGCCACCCGTGAGATATTGCATCCCTG GCGAACGTCTGTGCAATTTGGAGGAGGGCAGCCCTGGCAGCGGCACCTATACCCGGCACGGCTACATCTTTTCGTCGCTTGCGGGCTGCCTGACGAAGAGCAGCGAGAACGGCGCG CTTCCTGTGGTGTCTGTGATGAGAGAAACAGAGTCCCAATTACTTCCAGATGTGGGAACTATTGTAACCTGTAAG GTCTCTAGCATCAATTCACGCTTTGCCAAAGTGCACATCCTATATGTGGGGTCCACACCACTTAAGAACTCCTTTCGAGGAACTATCAG aaAGGAAGATGTCCGAGCAACTGAAAAAGACAAG GTTGAAATTTATAAGAGTTTCCGCCCAGGTGACATTGTTTTGGCCAAAGTG ATCTCTTTAGGTGATGCACAGTCCAACTATCTGCTGACCACTGCCGAAAAtgagctgggagtggtggtggcCCACAGTGAATCAG GTGTCCAGATGGTTCCCATCAGTTGGTGTGAGATGCAGTGTCCTAAGACCCACACTAAAGAATTCCGGAAAGTGGCTAGAGTTCAGCCTGAATTTTTGCAGACCTAA
- the Pgam1 gene encoding phosphoglycerate mutase 1: protein MAAYKLVLIRHGESAWNLENRFSGWYDADLSPAGHEEAKRGGQALRDAGYEFDICFTSVQKRAIRTLWTVLDAIDQMWLPVVRTWRLNERHYGGLTGLNKAETAAKHGEAQVKIWRRSYDVPPPPMEPDHPFYSNISKDRRYADLTEDQLPSCESLKDTIARALPFWNEEIVPQIKEGKRVLIAAHGNSLRGIVKHLEGLSEEAIMELNLPTGIPIVYELDKNLKPIKPMQFLGDEETVRKAMEAVAAQGKAKK, encoded by the exons ATGGCTGCCTACAAGCTGGTGCTGATTCGGCACGGTGAGAGCGCCTGGAACCTAGAGAATCGCTTCAGCGGCTGGTACGACGCCGACCTGAGCCCGGCGGGCCACGAGGAGGCAAAGCGCGGCGGGCAGGCTCTGCGAG ATGCTGGCTATGAATTTGACATCTGCTTCACCTCAGTACAGAAAAGAGCAATCCGAACCCTCTGGACAGTGCTGGATGCCATTGACCAGATGTGGCTGCCAGTGGTGAGGACTTGGCGCCTCAATGAACGGCACTATGGGGGTCTGACTGGCCTCAATAAAGCAGAAACTGCTGCCAAGCATGGCGAGGCCCAGGTAAAGATATGGAGGCGCTCCTATGATGTCCCACCGCCTCCAATGGAGCCTGATCACCCCTTCTACAGCAATATCAGTAAG GATCGTAGGTATGCAGACCTTACTGAAGATCAGCTGCCTTCCTGTGAGAGTCTGAAGGACACCATTGCCAGAGCTCTGCCCTTCTGGAATGAAGAAATAGTCCCCCAGATAAAGGAGGGGAAACGCGTTCTGATTGCAGCCCATGGCAACAGCCTTAGGGGCATTGTCAAGCATCTGGAGG GTCTCTCTGAAGAGGCCATCATGGAGCTGAACCTGCCAACTGGTATTCCCATTGTCTACGAATTGGACAAGAACTTGAAGCCCATCAAGCCCATGCAGTTCCTGGGGGATGAAGAGACCGTTCGTAAAGCGATGGAAGCCGTGGCTGCACAGGGCAAGGCAAAGAAATAA